Genomic segment of Patescibacteria group bacterium:
TTATGAGAATCTATAGTACAACAGGTACCTACATTTGCGCCCATCTCACGGAGCATTGTTATAGAACTCATCACAGAGTCGTAAGTCCCCTGCCCTTGATGATCTACCCGCATTTGGTCATGCATACAAGCGGGACCGTCAAGAGATATGGCAATACTAACACCATGCTTAATAAGAATCCTTGCAATTTCCAAAGTCATGAGAATTCCATTCGTGTTAAGTGTTATCTGCGTATTTCTAGGCAAGTCGCCCGAAATTCGCAATTCACGAATGTATTGCAAGGTTTGTTCAACAACAGACCAGTTCATAAGAGGTTCCCCTCCATACAGGATGATATGGGGACCCTCTTTGGCTTTGCTCAAATGCTTCCTAGAATAGAACCGTGCGAGCAAGTCCACTCCTTTTCTTGCTGTCTCCGCGGACATTAGCGAAAATTTGTAGCCGTCTGGTATTCCCCCTTCGAAAAAGCAGTATCTGCAAGCGATGTTGCAGGCGTCCGTTAGAAGAAGATACAAAATTGCTATCGCGGGTTCCTCCAAAAACCCCCTTAATTTTTCCACATCTATCGTCTCATCTTCGTCTGGCTCCAAAAGCATTTTCTTATTCCAGAGCTGGCGCAGAAAAGCTAGCAGAGGTTTACGATCACCCATATCCAGTGAGGTCGCAAGAAATCTGGGTGTAAATGGTTGTTCCACAGATCTGATGGCGGTTACAACACTTCCTGAAGTATACACAACCGCTTGGCTTAATGCGTTGTAAAGTGCAGCGACGCCGTCATCCAGCTCTACAAAGTGAAGGAACCTTGAAAATCTAACAGGCGTATCCAGTTTAAGCCTACTCATCTAACTATCTCCTTTCCTTATTCAGGTTTGTTATGTTAAGGGTATCTGTTTCCTTAGAACGGATCAGAAGCCAGATACCCTTAGATTACTGCTACACACGCCTCCGAAGTGAGGTGCGAGTAACAGACGAACGGTGGCAGGGTGTACATCGACAAGAATCGCACGCTGTGCAATCACAGCGGCTATCGCACTTCATCTTCACACCACTGCCAATCTTGCCTCGGACGCGGTTGAAGTCTGCCCGCTTAGGAACCCAGTAATTGAACATGGGAACATCCCTCCTTACTATTTAAGATGTTCTGAAACACATCTCGTAGCTATCACCGTTCATGATAAGCTAAGATGATTGGATTTTAGCGTAACTTTGCAATAAACGCAAACCCATATAGAATATACGATATTTTTGGTAATATAAACACAATGAATTCAAAACCAAAACTTAAATTTAAATGGGATATGGAATACGATCAATGGACAGGTAAAGAATTCCTAACATTTAAGGACAAAGACATTTTTTCTAACTCTATATTAAAAGACCACCCAACACTAATATCCTGCGAAAAAATGGAATCCGGGACTAGAAAAGAATTTATTGATGAGTTTGTTGAAAAATATTATGAGGAACATAAATGGAAAAGGTTAGGTTTTTTAAAGCGAGCTAAAGAAGATTGGGCAAAAATAGAAACCGCTTTTTTTGAAACAACTGACAAACTATTTTCAAGAAATCCAAAAGGCGGGTACAATTGGCCGAAAGGCAATTACATTTGTTATCTATCTATTTTCAACTGCAACCCTCGGTTTATTAAAGAAAAAGAGTTTCAGGCGTACTATAAACATCCTTTGGGAATAAATTTTGTTTGTATTCACGAGATGTTGCATTTTATATTTTACGACTATCTTGAGAAAAACTTTTCAAAACAATACAAAGAATACGATGAGAGGGTAATTTGGAAATTATCCGAGGTGTTCAATGATGTTATACTAAGGACAGATGAGTTTATATCCTTAACAAAGCAAAAGGAACCTTCTATTTATGCCGAGAGTAGAGAGGAACTTGTTAAATATCGAAAGATGTGGGGAAAAGCGAAGGGAAGCACAGAGATTTTTATAAAAAACTACTTTTCCTCTTTGAAAATGTGAAAAGCTCCTACTTGTTGTATAATCCTAATAAAATCAACTAAAGGAGAGAGTGACATGTGGACAATAGCGGATCAATACACACACGCCGAGGATTACGACCTGGAGAACAGCAGATACATTGAAGACATTCCATTTTGGGTAGACATCTGCAGGCGTACTGTCAGAAAAGGTGGGGCTGTTTTGGATATGTGTTGTGGGACTTTTAGAGAAGGGTTAGCAATTGCCGAATCGGCTTCTAGAAACGGTTTTACGCTAATTGGAGTAGATATATCTATTCCTATGTTGAAACAGGCAAAAGCGAAGCTTTCTACACTTTCCTTACAAGCTCAAGATTGTGTGCAGTTAGTCAATGGGGATATGGAAAATGTTAGGGTTGGAGTTGGTATGTATGACCTAGTGTTGGTCCCATTCAACAGTTTTGTGCATACCATTGGTATCAAAAGAAAAAGAAGCACTCTATCCAATATCTACGCACATCTAAAAGATACTGGTCTTTTTCTTGCGGATATATTTATCCCTGATATAAATCACTTGTTTGGTATGCATTCCTACCCCAAAACTGTTTACGAGGAATTCAGTATAACAACCGGAGGTGTAATGCTCGTTAGACAAGTTACTGGTCATTACGATCAAGTAACACAAGTTCTGGAATGTATGTATTACTACCAGATATACGATACTTTAGGCAAAGGAAACCTGATAAGATCGTATTGCTTGCCGTTTATTACCCAATTGATATTCCCCAACGAATGGGAGCTTTTACTGGAACTGGCGGGGTTTAAAGTAATAGAGTGGTGGGGAAGTTATAACATGAAACCGTTCAGACAAGAATCTCAAAATATGCTTTTTCTTTGCGAGAAAGGATAAATGAGATATTTCCAAAGGGCTTTGCCACCTCAACGAGGTAAAGCCCTATTTTTACCTCAAATATAATTAATTTTCTCCCACTTTTGTTATAATACTGGGGATTGCGAAGGATAATTAGTTAGCGCAATTGGGCAAAGCTGTTATGAAAGGGTGTTCCAACTAATAATTTCAATAGGGTGCGGACCCTAAAGGGTTCGACCCTTAAAAACTTAACAATTTCTAAGTTTTAGTTATAATGTATTTATGAAGATAGAAAAAAAGGTTTGGACGAAATATTTTCAGGCAATTATAGTATGACTGGAACAAAAATTTCCATTTTCAAAGGAAATAAAATTAGAAGGGTTACCCACAAAAACGAATGGTGGTTTTCTATTTCAGATATTGTTGCCGTACTTACAGACAGTCCTCAACCAAAAACTTATTGGGCGAAAATGAAGGATAGGGACAAGGAAATGTCGCAACCGTTCCCATTTTGGGAACAGTTGAAATTACTAGCCGAAGATGGAAAAATGCGTAAAACCGATTGCGCGGACATAGAGGGCATTTTCCGTATAGTGCAATCAATTCCCTCCCCTAAAGCCGAACCATTTAAACGCTGGCTTGCAAAAGTTGGTTATGAACGGGTGCAAGAAATAGAAAACCCAGAGTTGGCCACTAAACGCACTCGCTTACTCTACAAACTAAAGGGTTACAGTGAAAACTGGATAGAAAAGCGAATGCGTGGAATAGCTATTCGCGAAGAGCTAACAGACGAATGGCAAAAAAGAGGTGTAAAACGACAAAAAGAATATGAGATTTTGACGGCAGAAATTTCCAAAGCGTCTTTTGGCATAACTCCAAGCGAATATAAGAAATTAAAGGGTTTGAAGAGAGAAAATCTGCGTGACCATATGAATGACTTTGAGCTAATTTTCACAATGTTAGGGGAGAGAGTTACAACTGAAATTTCTCAGCAGGAAAAACCAAATTCCTTTCCTAAAAATAAAACAGTGGCCAAAAGAGGTGGGAGAGTTGCAGGCAAGGCTAGAACAGAAACGGAAAAAGAAATTGGTAGGAGCGTAGTTTCCAAAAATAATTATCTTAAAAAGCCAGAAAGTCAAAAACAGTTAAAAGCTGAAAATGGTAAGAAAAATACGGTCTTCAAATAATTTCACTGGGGTGATTTTTTGCCATTTCGTAATTTTTTATCAACTCTAAATCCCTTTTATCCTTTTCCCTTCCGCTAACCTTTTTAAATCTTTTAGCAAGTTCTAAATTTACAAATCTATAACCCTTTATCGTATCCGCTGTGTTAATCTGCTCCATTACTGTCGCAATTGAAGATTGCTCATCAAAGGACCCTTCCCAGAATATATGAAGATTTCCAATCTTTATATCTTTTGATTCACTGTTTCTTTCTAGATACTTTTGTGATAGTTCTTTCCATAATTTTGGCGTAACTAGAATATCCAAATCATTAGCTTCTCTTATGCCTCTAATAGCTAATACTCCAGAAGAAGTTATTGCGTACTGGTCTTTAGGGAAATTTAATTTATCTAGCTCCGCAAGCAAAATATCAATTTTCATATACCCACTATAACATTTGATATTTGTTTTATGAATCCTTTTCATACCTTCTCATTCATCTCATTTACATCCCAGAGAATAAAACGGCTCTCAGCCAGAATGGGCAAAAATAATTAGGGTTTTAATCATATTAAAATACTATTTCAGGACATTAACAATAGTATTGCAAATATACTCTATCTTTTCAGCATCCAAATTCGGTCCCGAGGGCAAACTCACACCGTTCTTGGACAAATACTCGGCTACTGGCATTTTCTCATCTACCTCAAATCTTTTGTATTTGTGAATCGGGAAAAAGAACGGCCGGCTATCTATTCCTGCCTCTTTTAAACGAGCTATCAAAAAATCTCGAGTAACTTTTCCTTTTGATGGCACTAATATAGAGTACATCCAAAAAACACTTTTTGCCCATTCAGCATCAGGAGAAAGTATAATTCGTGGTACTAAAACTTTTAAATGTTTTTCATAAAGAGTTGCGATTTCTCTTTTCTTTCTTATAATCAGCTCTATTCTGTTAAGCTGTGCAAGGCCTATAGCTGCCTGAACATTCGTCATTCGATAATTAAAGCCAAGCGAGGGGTAGTAATACTTCCTTCTTGCCGAAACACCATGGTCTCTAAGAGTTCTCATTTTATCGGCTAATTTTTTACTATTAGTAACAACCATTCCTCCTTCTCCAGTCGTTACTATCTTATTTCCGTAAAAAGAGAAACAGCCTGCGTTGCTCAAGGACCCTACTTTTCTCCCCCGATATTCTGCTCCATGAGCTTCAGCAGCATCTTCATAGACAGATAAATTATACCTGTAAGCAAGCGAAAAGATTGGAAGCATATTAGCAGGATGGCCATAAAGGTGTACCGGAATTATAGCTTTGGTTTTTTCGTTAATCTTTAACTCTATTTTTGTAGGATCTATGTTCCAAGTTTCAAGTTCTGAGTCAACAAAAACAGGTTTTGCTCCTGTATAAACAACTGCATTAGCAGTTGCTACAAAAGTCATTGATGGAATAATTACCTCATCTCCAAGACCAACTCCACCCGCTCTTAAACACAAGTGGAGGGCAGCAGTGCCACTCGATGTTGCTATTCCATATCTTGAGCCACAATACCCAGCGAATTTGTGTTCAAACTCAGGAATATTCTTGCCAATCGAGGATATCCAACCGGATTTTAATGTTTTTACTACTAAATTTAATTCTTCTTCGCCAATAATAGGTTCTGCAATGGGTATAAACATAGTGTCAATAAACCCCCAAAAGCTTGCTCTCCAATTGAAAGTTATCCTATAAGGCCAGGTAGAAGTTCGTCTATTGCTTTTTTGTGATTTTGATATTGATTGGGAAATACTAAATACTTTACTAAGGTATTTGCTTTAACCCACTTATGTCCTCTGAATTCCTGAGTAGAAAAAATCAGCCCATTTTTATTCCCAGCAAATCTTAAGATAACCTGATCATAAGATTGACCTCTATATTTCCCCCCATGGATTTTCATAACTGTATCTGGGGGGTAATCATATTCTATTTTATGAGTACTAATGCCAATTACTTCGAACTCCGCCTTTTTAGAACCAATTTCTTCTTCTAGTTCTCTAAATAAATTTTGTTCCAATGTTTCATTACCCTCACGGCCACCACCCAAAAAATTCCATTCGTTATCTTTATATCCATTTTTCTGAATCAGAAGAAAACTATCGTTTTTGTCTATAACAATAGCAATTACTCCTTTACGGTATGGTCTGTTTGTTTGATTATTATTATCCATAATTAAATATATATTTCAGGAAGCCCAGACTCTTCCTTAAGGAATCTTACCATATCTGAATATTTTTTTCCTGTTGGATCTATATTTTTCATTTTATTTTCAGCTCTATCAAATATAGTATCCTGAAATTTATGGTCACCTCCATGACAAACGGCCCCATAGCTCCAATGTCTGGCTGATATTTTCATTCTCTCAGAATGGAAAGTTTTATAGTCGGGATATTTCTCGTTAAATACATATTTTCCCCCGAGCATAGTAATTATTCCTGAAGTTTTAAGCATATGAACAGTTGATTTACATAGAGCAATCCAGATATCATTGAAGTTCGGCGATACAAAGTAATTGAGAAAGTACGAGTCAAAACTAGGGTCTGTACTTAAATATGCAATAAAAACCAATGAGGTAATGTTAGAGGGGGTAAAAAATTTTAATCGGGTCAACCCACTCAAATAGCCAGCTAAAGAGCCGATAAATTTACCAGCATGATAAAGAGCTTCGTTTTTAAAATCATCATTACTGTATAAGAAAATGTGCGGATTAATTGTTTTACCACTAAAGTAGCCTCCGTATAACTTATCTTCTCCATCATCAACTATCGCTTTCATACTTATGCCAGTAAAATGTATTGGAACTCCCTTAAAGTTGTAGATAAGCCTCTTGTTTTCTTTAAAAGAATTGTCGATGGAAATTATATCCAAATCACTTTCAGCCATATTCCTATTTATGACATAACTTCCAAATATTAACCACAATGCCTGTTTGTAGTCAGTGAAATTAACATCATCCTTTATGTATGCAATAGCTTCTTTTACAAATGAGAGATTGGTAGGAGAGATTATGTCCTCCATACAGGTATTAAGAACGGGATGAGCTTTCTTTTGATTATATTTCATCATAATCATTAATTGTGTTCAGCAAATATATTCCATGACAAAAAGTACAATATTGTTGATTGAGGTTATTAGCAACATGGGGGATCAGACTAAGCCATATAGTCGCATGTATATATTTGATAACATCGTGTTGTTCTCCAAACTTTTCAATAATGCTCTTACTATAGCCACTAAGCCCATTATCGGTAATCGAATAGCTGTGACTGCTGGTGGTACCCGCCTCTTTTTTATAGGTGAATTTACCATTATTCAGAGAGTCAAAATTACCAACGATACTGTAATAAATTTTAGCAATATCATAACGTACATCTCCATAAAAATCGGTATTTCCAAAACAACCTCTGGGATCTATTAAATATAACTTCTTGTCACTGGACACAACAACATTACTCATAGTCATATCCCCATGGATAAATGCAAATCTAGTGTTTAAGAGTCGTTTCTCAAGGTACTTGTAGATGTTCTCTAGTTGCTTGATAGGATTGGAAAACTTACAACCATTTATAAAGATAGTAGCGGTATTCATATTTGATTTATCAAAAAATTCTATTAGCGCACGCTTTGGTTTTAAATAATACATACTGAAAATATCATCCTTATTTGGATTACTTGTTTTATGATGTAACTTTTTAGCTAGCTCAATAAGTTTGTCAAACATCTCAGTAGAATGTTCTTTGTTCATAATTACCCATTGATATAAGTTGTCTCCATCAATGGCTTGCATTTCATAATAACTCAAGTTACTTTTATCTGGTCTATTTACCTTTCCATTGCAGCTATAAATACGAGGTATGTTGTCAGGTATTATTTTTTGAGCCTCTTTAAACCACCGTGTTTCCTTTTCAAACCTATCTTTTGGTACACCTTTTATCACTTTGTTACCACTAAAAGATATTTGATTATAAAACCTGGAAACAACTTGTTTTTTGTTCATAATGTGGTCTTTCATTTATAAGTTTCCTTGTTTAACGAGACGGTCGTTTCTGAGATTAAACTCGAGTTGTTGAAGTATATTTTTATCATTCTTACTGGCAACTAGGCGGGTCGTTTTTCTTAAATCTAACCACATTCCAGAATTCCCCTCATCGGCATCTGAATCTATGTGGGGAGTATCTGTAGTTATTTTAAACGAATACGAAAAGTTCTTCTTATCAGTTTTATCAAGTATCAAGTGGCTTGGTATAGTGACTTTGTACCCAGTATTTTTCCAGACCGTCTTAATTGTAGCTTGGAGCCATGATTCATTTGTTTTTTTAGGTATTTTTGGTAAGCTATAGACCGATTTTTCTTGCTTAAGTAAATACACTTCTTCATGATTGTTGACAGATCTGTATAATGCGAAAGTTGACTGCTGATTGTGATTGCAAACGGCTTTATATAATTTTAGATGACTCTTTGCCTGTTTTCTTAAATTGCGTTTAGTTTTAAAAAACGACAATGCGTTTCTTGTATATCTCTTTCTTGTTTTCTCATCGGTCAATATTTTTAAAATCGCATTGTTGAGAGAGTTGTGATCGCCGTACTTACAAAGAATTCCATTATAGCCATTCTTTATCGATTCGTTAATCCCTATGACATCGGATCCAATTACCGGACATTCACAGGCCATTGCTTCTAGAAAGACTGTTCCATAACCTTCGGCTTCCGAACATAAGACAGTTATATCAGCGATGTTATAGAGAATGGGCATATCCTCATCAGAAAATTTGGTATGCTCAACCACTTTAATGTTTCCTATTCTATTTTTGAAGTCCTGATAAATTAAGTGCTCTTCTTGGTCTTCTGGTATTCCAGTAATAATCACTTTAATATTATGATTAGGAACGGATAATTTTGACAGTGCTTCAGAGACAAAATTAAGACCTTTTCTTTTTCGGAGTCTGCAAGGAATCAATAATACCGAATCATGAAATTCTATATTTAAACGCTTACGCATTTGACAAAGTGGTCTAGAGTCCCGTATTTTTTTAAATTTATTTTGATCAATCCCTGGATATATTAAATGGATGGAGTCGTTTTCAACTCCAGACCCTAAAAGACTATCTCTGTAGGCAATGCCCGGTGCGATATATGTAACTGAAATATTCCTATTTACATAATCGAATAAAGACCACGTGCTATTTTTCTTAATACTTTCTTCTCGATACATTGGAGTTTTAGTGTGCGTTACGATATGAGGGATACCATAGTTTAAGTTTGCGATTTGGCCAATCAAAGTTTCTTCGATATAGACAGTGTGAAGTATGTCTGGTGACTCTTCTCTGATCTGTTGCAATAAAATATCAACTCCTTGTAACAAGCTTCCTTTACCGTAATACATATCATAAAACACCTTATACCTCTTAATAGTTAAGTATGTATTTACTTTTTCTAATGAGTCACTTAATCCATTAGTAACGAGTATAATTTGAGCTTGTAGTTTATTAAGTTCAGAAATTAAATTTTTTGTATAGCTTGCGCCTCCTCCTAAGATGGGGGGATATTCCATATGAAAATATAATATTTTTGGATTATGAATAGTCACTTTGCATGCAAATTATATAAACACAATTAATATCCACTCTAGTAAAACTCGAATATACGTTGATTTTCTAAATATCTCTAAACATATCAACGTGCACGTGACCATACATATCGGTAAATCTGCCGGCTATTCTGAAACCATGTTTTTGACACATATGAATAGCTCTTTGATTGTTTGCATATATCCCGCCTGATAATATAATCATTCTTTGACCTAAATAACGAGAAGCATCAATTATTTGCTGTAGTGTGATGCCACCCAAACCAAGATTCTGATACTTGTCTGTAATACAAGTACCACAGCGAGTAACAGAACCCGGATCAAAACTTACCCCATATTTTAGATATCGTGATTTATCTACATCCGGCAAGTCCAAACTAAATTTCACTAAAGCGATTATTTCAGATGAGTTGTTCACTACGACAAAATGCATTTTTCCAGCTTTTCCTACAGATTTGCAAAGACTGTCGGCAGTTTTTTCACCATAATCATCCAATACATAAAAATGACGCGTTTCCTCAGATAGACTAGAAAGAAAATCTATGATGCCAGCCTTGTCGTTAGATGATAATGGTCTGATTAATACAGTTTCACCATTGTTTAACCAAACCTCGTGCTCTGTTATTTCGAAATTTCCTTTCCTCGAGATTTCTTTAATCATAAAAGCTTTTATAAAAAAACTAAATACTATCAGTTCTAACTTTTTGGGTAGGTCAGCATACATGGATACGATAAGACGCAGGTGTTATCTTCAAACAACCTGCGTCTCAAGTAACTTGTACTCTTTCTGAAAATCTTCAGGTTCAGACACATGCATCACATTTTTCAGTAAAATAAGGCGACCATCGGAACTAGGTACAGGATATGAGGAATATCTCCCCCGTAATCCATTACCATCGTAGCTGTTTCCCCGAATATTCCTAACCTTCGCGTTCGCATCAACACCCTCGCAGATAAAAAGTTGCGAACTCCCAGAAGTCAGATAATCGACTAACTGATCAAAAAACCAGGCATCCTGATAGGGAGCGTACAGAATTCCTACGGTGTTTTCATCGAGCTGAAACACATGCTCCTCAAGTATCGAAAGATCTTCTTGAAGCAAAAGATCAACCAGTGCCGTTCTCAGGGCAAGCTCCACTCCATCGGGTTTCAGAAAGATAAGAACCTTCTCTTTTCTCATGCCACTCCCTCCCACTCTAGTTGTTATCGGTACCAGTAGAATATTACAATAACTATAGGAAGTCAATGGTCAGCAACTCTTTAAATACGCTTAAACTATTTGAGCAATTTAGTTGACAGGAAATGAAACACACTTTTTATACTGTCTCATTTGTCTCATTCTAATTTATGTTAAAATTTAGTGAGTTATAGGGATATAAAGGTTCTAGACCGGTATGCTCAGCCATTAGAAGTTCTTTCCCGATTAAATCGGGATTAGAACTTCTTATATCCTGAGCGAGGAGCGTAAGCGACGAGTCGAAGGGTGGCTTAGAGAATTTATATCCAAAAAGGGACTACCCCGATTCGGCAATATGTATCTGGATTATGCAGAATTGCAAGCGGCGCGCGGAAAAGCAATGACGATGAAAGATTGGGCGGAAAAACTAATTAATCTTACACAAGGGATTGAGGTGTATCTCCGATTTTTGTCACAATAGTAGAAAGAGGGGGTCTTGCCACATAGTTGTCAACAATCTTTTCTCTTTGAGTATAATTTAATTCTGTTTTATAAGTTGCCAAGTGTAGAAGTTCGTGAATTACGGAACCTGCAAACTCTCCCAAATTTTTACACTTAGTAATTCTGGCATGGACACAATTTTTGGTAGGGTTATACCAACCTTCACAACTTATACTATGAACATAGCAAATTAAATTATCCTTAGGAAGTTTGAGTTTCAATACCTTAAAAGCACTCTCCACATCAGATTCAATTGGTTTCCATGCACTTTCCGCTCTAGACAAATATGATTTTCTAAATAATGAAAGTAGTAAAATATACAGGGGATTCCAAACCACCGATCTAAGCTGTTTGTATTCTTGAGGGTGAGTTATCAAATATTTATATTCTGTTACTTCATTAACAAAACTGTATTTAAAACTGATATTCATGTATAAAAGTTTATCAGATAAGGTATTTAGAGGCGAGTGGTTGTTCCTATGCATTTTTTTCAACTTTATCCCACTTTTGCTATAATACTTGGGATTGCAAAAGTTTCTTGGTTTTTAATATAATAGGTTCTGATTTCGTAGTTCGGCTTTGCTCACTATTTAAATCCACAGTGTGTAGCAGATTGGAATTCACTGCTTAATTAACCTATTTTTTGATAGGAAAGTGTGGCCTGTCCCAAAAATTTTGCTAGTTATAAAAAATTCGCAGAGGGTATAATAATCTATGTTTTTTCAGCCTGTCAACAAATAACTCAATCCATTGAGTTATTTGTTGACACACAAATAATCGTGGTTTAGTATTGGGTTATGAAGGAATTTATTCGTCAGGATTTATACGATAACCTCTTAAAATCTTTGACAGGTAACGCTAATTTTATTCAGGTGGTTGTTGGGCCAAGGCAGGTGGGCAAAACAACATTAGTTTTGCAAATCTTAAAAAGATGGGAAGGCCCTAAACTGTATGAGACTGCAGATATTCCTGGCACACCACCTCTTTTGTGGCTAGAAAAAATATGGAATCAGGCTCGAGATATACCTCAAACAAAAGAGGATACATTGCTTGTTGTTGATGAAGTACAGAAAATCCCCCATTGGAGCGAGATGGTCAAAAAGCTTGTTGATGAAGATAAAAGAACAAAAAGGAAAATTAGAGTAGTTTTGCTGGGATCGTCTTCACTTTTGGTGCAGAAAGGTTTACAAGAAAGTTTGGCGGGTCGTTTTGAGCTCCATAGGCATTACCAATGGTCGTATCCAGAGTGCCAAAAAGCTTTTGGTCTAACTCTTCCAGAATACTTCTTTTTTGGTGGATATCCCGGAGGATTGATAATAAGAAACGATTTTGCGAGGTGGTCGGGATATATTAGGGATTCCTTAATAGAATCTGTTTTGGCAAAGGATATTCTTCTTACATCTCCCGTATCAAAACCAGCGCTTTTAAGACAAACATTCTCATTAGCTGTAGGACACCCCGCTCAAATAATTTCTTATCAAAAGATGCTTGGGTCTTTAATTGATGCTGGAAATGTTACCACAATAGCGTCTTACCTTAGATTGTTGGCATCCTCTTTTTTGATTATTCCTCTTGAACGATATAGTGGTTCTGTAATGAGACAAAGAGGTTCTCAACCTAAAATAGTTGTTCTTGACAATTCTTTAATATCATCAACAAACAATATGTCAAAAGAGGAATTTTTATTGGATTCCTCTTGGCGTGGGAGAGTAACAGAAAATGCTGTCGGGGCAAAGTTGTGGGTTGAGACAGAAAAAATTGGGGGAAAACTTTTTTATTGGAGAGAACGAGATAAAGAGGTTGATTATGTTGTTAAAATCGGAAAAGACATTTTTGCTGTAGAAGTTAAATCTGGAGTTGTAAAGGAGAAACCCACTAGTGGTTTGGAGTTTTTCCTTAAAAAATATCCCAGAGCTAATGGTATAGTAATAGGAAAGCAAATTTCGCTTTTAGATTTTTTTAATACACCCTTAACTAATATTATAAAAACCAAGTAACCGTTTTTGGAGTCATATAATAGGTTCTGATTTTGTAGTTCGGTTTTACTCAC
This window contains:
- a CDS encoding Bro-N domain-containing protein is translated as MTGTKISIFKGNKIRRVTHKNEWWFSISDIVAVLTDSPQPKTYWAKMKDRDKEMSQPFPFWEQLKLLAEDGKMRKTDCADIEGIFRIVQSIPSPKAEPFKRWLAKVGYERVQEIENPELATKRTRLLYKLKGYSENWIEKRMRGIAIREELTDEWQKRGVKRQKEYEILTAEISKASFGITPSEYKKLKGLKRENLRDHMNDFELIFTMLGERVTTEISQQEKPNSFPKNKTVAKRGGRVAGKARTETEKEIGRSVVSKNNYLKKPESQKQLKAENGKKNTVFK
- a CDS encoding NUDIX domain-containing protein, whose product is MDNNNQTNRPYRKGVIAIVIDKNDSFLLIQKNGYKDNEWNFLGGGREGNETLEQNLFRELEEEIGSKKAEFEVIGISTHKIEYDYPPDTVMKIHGGKYRGQSYDQVILRFAGNKNGLIFSTQEFRGHKWVKANTLVKYLVFPNQYQNHKKAIDELLPGLIG
- a CDS encoding class I SAM-dependent methyltransferase gives rise to the protein MWTIADQYTHAEDYDLENSRYIEDIPFWVDICRRTVRKGGAVLDMCCGTFREGLAIAESASRNGFTLIGVDISIPMLKQAKAKLSTLSLQAQDCVQLVNGDMENVRVGVGMYDLVLVPFNSFVHTIGIKRKRSTLSNIYAHLKDTGLFLADIFIPDINHLFGMHSYPKTVYEEFSITTGGVMLVRQVTGHYDQVTQVLECMYYYQIYDTLGKGNLIRSYCLPFITQLIFPNEWELLLELAGFKVIEWWGSYNMKPFRQESQNMLFLCEKG
- a CDS encoding radical SAM protein; translation: MSRLKLDTPVRFSRFLHFVELDDGVAALYNALSQAVVYTSGSVVTAIRSVEQPFTPRFLATSLDMGDRKPLLAFLRQLWNKKMLLEPDEDETIDVEKLRGFLEEPAIAILYLLLTDACNIACRYCFFEGGIPDGYKFSLMSAETARKGVDLLARFYSRKHLSKAKEGPHIILYGGEPLMNWSVVEQTLQYIRELRISGDLPRNTQITLNTNGILMTLEIARILIKHGVSIAISLDGPACMHDQMRVDHQGQGTYDSVMSSITMLREMGANVGTCCTIDSHNIDHLEDVTHWMISNLGMDSLGFNTLLESTARPIPNPKEYGPKVGDKLVSCFEIARSNGVHEDRFMRKVRSFVQGDFYFADCGGCGMQIAMAPNGDVGTCHAFCGTREYFVTPNETFDPGTHPYWEEWRRRSPINMERCLDCIALANCGGGCPHNSHIKSGSIWEVDEVFCQHAIRAVNFLIQDLYVQRES
- a CDS encoding DegT/DnrJ/EryC1/StrS aminotransferase family protein, whose amino-acid sequence is MFIPIAEPIIGEEELNLVVKTLKSGWISSIGKNIPEFEHKFAGYCGSRYGIATSSGTAALHLCLRAGGVGLGDEVIIPSMTFVATANAVVYTGAKPVFVDSELETWNIDPTKIELKINEKTKAIIPVHLYGHPANMLPIFSLAYRYNLSVYEDAAEAHGAEYRGRKVGSLSNAGCFSFYGNKIVTTGEGGMVVTNSKKLADKMRTLRDHGVSARRKYYYPSLGFNYRMTNVQAAIGLAQLNRIELIIRKKREIATLYEKHLKVLVPRIILSPDAEWAKSVFWMYSILVPSKGKVTRDFLIARLKEAGIDSRPFFFPIHKYKRFEVDEKMPVAEYLSKNGVSLPSGPNLDAEKIEYICNTIVNVLK
- a CDS encoding aminoglycoside phosphotransferase family protein; translated protein: MNKKQVVSRFYNQISFSGNKVIKGVPKDRFEKETRWFKEAQKIIPDNIPRIYSCNGKVNRPDKSNLSYYEMQAIDGDNLYQWVIMNKEHSTEMFDKLIELAKKLHHKTSNPNKDDIFSMYYLKPKRALIEFFDKSNMNTATIFINGCKFSNPIKQLENIYKYLEKRLLNTRFAFIHGDMTMSNVVVSSDKKLYLIDPRGCFGNTDFYGDVRYDIAKIYYSIVGNFDSLNNGKFTYKKEAGTTSSHSYSITDNGLSGYSKSIIEKFGEQHDVIKYIHATIWLSLIPHVANNLNQQYCTFCHGIYLLNTINDYDEI